The Anomalospiza imberbis isolate Cuckoo-Finch-1a 21T00152 chromosome 2, ASM3175350v1, whole genome shotgun sequence nucleotide sequence agtgctgacagGCAAAACCAGAATGTGTTCAATAATCttacaaaatgtatttttcatgaAAAGGTCCCGTTTTTTTCTAAGGCACAAGGTGGATTGCAAGAATATGTAGGAATTTGATATGCATATCCCATATATAAAATTGTTGAGTTTAATAAGGAAAACTATAAACAAGGAAgattaatttgtatttaaattttccatatttctgcattctGTGGCATGGAAATGTGTACATGGCAGTTGGTGTGAGTTATGTGGATGTTTTTGAGGTATATTTGGCTCTCTGAAATTTCAGAATAGCAATTATTAATTTAACAAGAGAGTTGTATGCTTTTTCAAGCTACAGTTGAGCCAGaaaaatctgggtttttttctccagacTTCCTGTCATGAGCAGGTTTTATTTACAACTCAATCATTTAGTGGTTTTATATATGCTATGAGAATAACACTACTGCTTCACAGTGTTTAGGTATTTTGGTATAACTGGATTTAAAAAATTGCTTCTAATTAGCTGTTACTCTGCTGCCAGGTCAAATCTGAAAAATGAGCTGTCTCAGCGAGATCAGCAGAGAGGTGGTTCAAGATACATCATGGGCTCAGGTAAAGTCTAAATATTCTCATGatttagaagattttttttttctccatagcTTTTAAACAAATTTAGTTGCATCTTATTTTATTTGGAGGAggtcaggaggaaaaaacagtGTTCTGCATCTAATTAAAGAAATGTACAAAAATCTATTGGAAAGTAAGTTAAAAGATAAGGTTTGGGTCTGTACTGGTCAAGTTTTTTGGTCAGTAAGTGGTGAAGTATAAACTATTTCCTTGCACCAGGGATTTTTCATAAGTGTACATGGATATTTTAGAGTGGTTAGCATATGTTTTATAATTACTTATTCAATTTTTTAGGCAAGAATACGTAGGTttagtgatttattttttaacttcacAAGCCCTAGTGCTAACTCACTTGATTTCCAAATACATCACTTGCTTTACACTTTCTCTTGTAAATTATTCTGCCAATTACTCATTTGTATTTTTCAGGTGAAACATTTCTAGAAACACAGAATCGTGTCTTAAAAGAAAGGGAACTTAAAATTAGGAATGCCCTGGAGAAactaaggagaaaaagaactTTACTTAGAGCTCAGCGCAGAAAATGCGAGTTCCCGATGGTCTCAGTAATGGGCTATACCAACTGTGGTAAGCAAAACCTCCTGAAATCATAACACAAAAGAGCATATATTGTctaatttttaattagaaacTCTAGCCAGATTCTCATTTGTGTGTGTACAGGCTTCgtattttaattagtttttttttaattgtgtaaTGAATATTTGTCAGTTAGGATGTAGTTAGGAAAGCAAATTAAGCTGCTTGTTTTTTTCAGTCTCCAAGACATGTTTTGGAGAAACGCCTAGCACCTATTGTGCCAAAAAGATTTTATATACAAGGTCCCTTAATGTCCCTTTATATGAATCTCTACTACTTGATCAGAATGAGTACAGAAAATTACATGGGTGTTGAGATCACCATGAAGACTTGAGGCATAGGAAGACAATTAAGACTTGGCTATTGATCTGAGAAATCTGCTTAAGGAACACTGTAGCTTTTCATGGATTATGTGTAGCACTCTGAGATGTGTTCCTAGGAGAATCTAAATAAAACTAAagggttttttcctgcttttttttggtttggtttggttttttagcTTACACAAGTGAATTCTTACTCAAGGCATAAATAGACTTTGGACTAGACACTTTTTTCAGGTTGGATTATCTTAAtacaatttcattttcttattcaacctctttaaaaaaacaaacctgtctTGCACTAATTTTGTTATGACTTGTGCACTCAAAGATTTGGATTATATTGTATGTTTTTCTTAAATGCCATATTTCCACACTTTTCCAACTgaagatagatatagatataaaaCAGTTTGGCATACACATAATTGAAATACTTTAATTAGACTATATACTGAGCACTTTAACGACTAATTATGTGAAATATTCATTGAGTCAAATAAATGTCTGTAGTATTATGTTTGTGAGGAAATGCCCAATAAAGGCCCCAGCCTAATAAGGTATGTATTATTAGcacttctctttattttttttttttatttagcaagtaaattatttcatttgacAACAGAAGCACTGAGGAGTGTGTAAGTGCATGCTTCCTAATGCTGCCATGGCAGTGCTCTTCAGAGAGTCTTAAAGGTGAGAGATGTAGGTAGGTCCCTTTGCAGGTCAAATGAGTCTTTGATCATCTTGTGATTTCACAAAACAGCTGTAGATACCAGCATGTGATTACATACCTGACCTTAAACCCAACTCCAAATTATAAAATGTAACATTGTCTTTGGATTTCCTAACATCATGTAGGTAACTGATCACAAGATACAGTTAAACAACTCAAATAGAAGTAAAAATATATGTTACATCATACGTTTCACCTGACCCTTGCAAATTAAATTGTACTTGGAACAAGCCATTAAAATGTtgtccttttttatttaattaggAAAAACTACTTTGATCAAAGCCTTGACTGGGGAAGCAGGACTTCAACCCAGGGATCAGCTGTTTGCCACTCTGGATATTACAGCCCATGCTGGCTATCTGCCCTCACATATGGCAGTTATTTATGTTGACACCATTGGGTTTCTGACTGATCTGCCACATAATCTGGTTGAGTCATTTTCAGCTACGCTAGAAGAAGTGGCTTACTCAGTAAGTAGTCAACTACAAAAATTgagaaatcaaattaatttgcatttaGGTAATCCTCATCTCTTCAAAACAGGGGAAGTTAATTGGCATGCTGTTCTTAGCTAAGTATCTGGCTGCCTATAGTATGCTCCTGAAATAATGATGTAAATATCTTAAACTAATTTTCTGATACTTTATTTATGCAGAACATACAGCTATGAAGGGATTTCAGAAAGAGATTATTTGGAGTATATGTGTCCATCTCCATGATACCTAAACCAGATAAACGAGATTTTTCTGATAAAATATCTGAACAGTGCATCCAAGTGAGTCAAGGCTAGCTTTCCTGGgggttaaaaatgaaataaagcatCTGAAATTACCTGGTTTTAACTTAAGGTTTCCTGTAGAACTAAAAGTGGGTGATTGTGATGTGATGCAGGCAGCAtgtaataaatataaatgtactttagcaattattttctcattaaagTTGTTTTCTTGTGCTATAACAAAGTGTAAAGCTGCATACATACACACAGACATTTAAACAAAAACCCTGTATTATGAAAGGTAATGAAATTCAGTAGTAGCTAGATACCAAAATGCTGCTAAAGATTAGACTTAACCATGTAATAGCAGGGCTTTCAAAAGCTGGCTGAAACCATCCTGTTTGTCACTAActtctaattatttttcaaaagtttaAAGCAATGTCTTAAGCAAAGATGATGAAACAATCTGAATGCAAATGTTGAGTTTGGTTGCTTGGTTTTTATCATGGCAAACTTATATATACTTGAAACTGGTAAATTTTGTATAAAGCTTTTTAGTGAAGCATCAGTAACAGCATCCTGGGAGCTAAGCATAAGAataatattctgtattttgaatGTAAAAACAGAGTTACAAGTTAAatggaggtttttttcccctctgtttttGAAACAGTTTTGCAGCCATTATTCttctgaaagtttttttttttttttttagagattGCTCTTTTAATCTCCGGTGGTTTTGAAGCCTTATTGTTTCAAAGCCTGGactttgaaaaaaatgtatcaGTTATTATTTGAAATCTGGTTCTGTAACTAGCTTGACTGACAACATTTGCTTCAGGTTTGTGGGACGCAATTTGTACTCACTAGAGGTGGAAGACTAAGCTGCTGATTTTCTTCCATCATGGTCTAAGAAACAGTTTAATACTGTTTTAGTAGTTAATTTTACAGTGCTAATCTGCCAGTGTATTACCAAATGGATAGGAAAGTATTTTACAAAAATTAGCAATGCAAAAATGGTATAGTCTCTACAGCCTGGTAACAGGTGTTGTATATTGATCTTTGCTAGGATCTGATAGTTCATGTGAGGGATATTACTCATCCAGAAACCATCCTCCAGAAAGCAACTGTTCTGTCAGTTCTGAGGAATCTCAACCTTCCTAGCCATTTACTGGACTCAATGGTAGAAGTTCATAACAAAGTGGATTTGATGGAAAGGTAAGCAAGAGATGCTAAGTGTACTTAAACATTTCTTATGTTCTGGACTCTCTTTAATTCTTAGTGTAGAAAAGAGATCCCACACTTCAGAATGTATCTTAATAGTGTTTCTCAGTCTTTTACATATGTAACTATGGTATGAAAAAGAATTAATTATCTCTTAATTACAAAAGAAATCACTTGAGTCATACAAGAAGTGGCCTCTGTAGAAGGTGTCAGTACAAAGTAACTCAGTTAAATTGTCCGTGCTTGGAATATTCTCACAACCTAATCTTCATGAAGAAATGTGCTagcaattaattttctttcaggtaTAAACCTGCTGAAGAAAATGCTTTAGCTGTTTCTGCTCTGCATGGGCATGGTTTAGAAGAACTGAAacaagaaatagagaaaaaaatactgacaGCAACAGGGAAGAAGATTCTAACAGTTAATATCAACTTAGAGGGACCTCAGCTAaggtaaataattttaaatcatgTGAAGGACTTGGAGAAATGTGAAACACTTAATCATTCATGTCTGAAGCTTTTCAAATCATATCGTACTGATTTTAATCTGCTACCTCTGTTAAGAATTACAGAGGTAATTATCAACGTTTTGTGACCTATTGACAAAAAATAGCCCCATTAGAGAAGTGAAGCGAAGCACTTAATCTTTTAAAGTGTTACCTAGATAGGAACCTTCTGACCTAGAGCAAGGATCACATTTTGTGCAGCGTGTCATACTTTTAAGATGCTAATATGCTTTTACATTTACAGTTGGCTCTATAAAGAAGCAACAGTTCAGGAAGTAGAGGTCATGCCTGAAGACGGCAGAGCCAGGGTGAAGGTGATAATCAGCAGTTCTGCTTTTGGCAGATACAAAAACCTCTTTCCCAACAGTAAGATTTTCATGTCATGAAACTGCATCCTGTTCTAGGAGAAGAAACTGATCTCCTCAAGAGGATGTGAAATGAAGTGAATGACCTGTTAGTCTCACTGCTgaatagtttatttttcttccccactTGACGTTTTTGGCGCATTTTAGAAATGGACGCTGTTTCAGAAAACTTCTGTATGGAAACAATAAGAGCTTTGAGCTTAACTTTGTCAGCAAGTACCAGGACAGCACTAAATTTTTTATGTTAAACCTACTGCTGGCTATAAGCTGTGAACCTCAAATGTATGGAATGGCATCTGACTTAACCTTCAGAAAAGTAACAAATTTCTTATATCACATAAATAAAgctttttattgcctttttcagaagaaaatagtATTTATTATAGTTCAGGTGTTTCAGATGGTTTTTGGAAAATGAAACTTAGTGAAGAAAATAT carries:
- the GTPBP6 gene encoding putative GTP-binding protein 6; protein product: MGPGRLSWSLLLRCRRAAAALGAPRCRPLPARPLSAAAPLRAPLRPPGSGGGAPRNGAAGAGGEEEEEEEEEEAALEELLGPSPLAPGPGAQRVAIVHPAVKWGPQKSPLTTAELQIAEAVALVDTLQNWTVLDKIIIPTKTPKKKFVFGKGNFQLLTEKIKKMPRVTAVFLNVERISSLTKKELEGAWGVPVFDRYTVVLHIFRCNARTKEAKLQVALAEIPLLRSNLKNELSQRDQQRGGSRYIMGSGETFLETQNRVLKERELKIRNALEKLRRKRTLLRAQRRKCEFPMVSVMGYTNCGKTTLIKALTGEAGLQPRDQLFATLDITAHAGYLPSHMAVIYVDTIGFLTDLPHNLVESFSATLEEVAYSDLIVHVRDITHPETILQKATVLSVLRNLNLPSHLLDSMVEVHNKVDLMERYKPAEENALAVSALHGHGLEELKQEIEKKILTATGKKILTVNINLEGPQLSWLYKEATVQEVEVMPEDGRARVKVIISSSAFGRYKNLFPNSKIFMS